In one window of Rathayibacter caricis DSM 15933 DNA:
- a CDS encoding sugar-binding transcriptional regulator gives MSRPGPVSPSRLSIDRLSLVTKVARLYHEDGLRQPEIATRLHVSQSRVSRLLKEAVALGIVRTIVVPPAGVHSELEDTVRDRFGLADVVVADTSSDDEYSILAALSGAGAAYFETTLTGHDRVGISSWSSTLLATVDKMAPRTVSTADVIVQVLGGLGTASVQMKATHLVERMAAVTGASPVFFSAPGIVASRGARDAILEDQFAREVLDEWSRLTVLIAGIGSVAPSPMLKDSGNAISATEIDALSEAGAVGDICLHFFDAQGRLIETGFSERTVGIDAAAMRAVPRRVGIAGGARKYEAVRAALRGRWIDVMITDVDTARRLAAEPEV, from the coding sequence ATGAGTAGGCCGGGGCCGGTGTCGCCGAGCCGGCTCTCGATCGACCGGCTCTCGCTGGTGACCAAGGTCGCCCGGCTGTACCACGAGGACGGGCTGCGCCAGCCCGAGATCGCGACGCGCCTGCACGTCTCGCAGTCGCGCGTCTCGCGGCTGCTGAAGGAGGCGGTCGCCCTCGGCATCGTGCGCACGATCGTGGTGCCGCCCGCCGGCGTGCACTCCGAGCTGGAGGACACGGTGCGCGACCGCTTCGGCCTCGCCGACGTGGTCGTCGCCGACACGAGCAGCGACGATGAGTACTCGATCCTCGCCGCGCTCAGCGGGGCGGGCGCGGCCTACTTCGAGACGACGCTGACCGGCCACGACCGGGTCGGGATCTCGTCGTGGTCCTCGACCCTGCTCGCGACCGTCGACAAGATGGCGCCGCGCACGGTCAGCACCGCCGACGTGATCGTGCAGGTGCTCGGCGGGCTGGGCACCGCGTCGGTGCAGATGAAGGCCACGCACCTGGTCGAGCGGATGGCGGCCGTCACCGGCGCCTCCCCGGTCTTCTTCTCGGCGCCCGGCATCGTCGCCAGCCGAGGCGCGCGCGACGCGATCCTCGAGGACCAGTTCGCCCGCGAGGTGCTGGACGAGTGGTCGCGCCTGACGGTGCTGATCGCCGGCATCGGCAGCGTCGCCCCCTCCCCCATGCTGAAGGACTCGGGCAACGCGATCTCGGCGACCGAGATCGACGCGCTCAGCGAGGCGGGCGCCGTGGGCGACATCTGCCTGCACTTCTTCGACGCGCAGGGCCGCCTGATCGAGACGGGCTTCTCGGAGCGGACGGTCGGCATCGACGCGGCCGCGATGCGCGCGGTGCCGCGGCGGGTGGGCATCGCCGGCGGCGCCCGCAAGTACGAGGCGGTGCGCGCGGCGCTGCGCGGCCGCTGGATCGACGTGATGATCACGGACGTCGACACGGCGCGGAGGCTCGCCGCCGAGCCCGAGGTCTGA
- a CDS encoding ABC transporter substrate-binding protein codes for MRRSLILPAALAAGALLLSGCTAESDAGGDSATPVADGVLTYASGDAEPTCLDPHVGGNYPQALLATQVLESLVSREADGTITPWLAESWTVSDDALSYDFTLREGVEFTDGTPLDAEAVAANIAHLQDPATKSSTGYLAVAKVESVTAVSPTVARFTLSAPDSALLESLAQPWTAIQSPTGIARGEAANCEAPVGTGPFTVTEWVKQDHVTLTRNDAYDASFGPTGDGHEGPAYLSSIEWRFLPDSATRYAALQAGEVDVIDNAQPDTLQAATEASDLVELDAPRPGSVNRLELNGGQSPFDDAGVREAFIRAVGVNDAIDSLFFGTAERSYSPLSSSEATAYSDASLFEDAGSDDEVAAAEELLETAGWTDSDGDGIREKDGQPLTLRFPVSTNQSIPAEQSLFEQIQASAKAVGFDVEISLLDLSSWYAALAANEYELVSAPYTKVGPDVLRILYSSSGITPAPSGYFANHAQIADPALDALLEQASATTDADERADLYRQAQEIVLSGYWILPLYDQQNHYLLRSSVLGVEALATVSTPWFADASV; via the coding sequence ATGCGCCGCTCTCTGATCCTCCCCGCCGCGCTCGCCGCCGGCGCCCTCCTGCTCAGCGGCTGCACCGCCGAGTCCGACGCAGGAGGCGACTCCGCGACCCCCGTCGCCGACGGAGTCCTCACCTACGCGTCCGGCGACGCCGAACCCACCTGCCTCGACCCGCACGTCGGAGGCAACTACCCGCAGGCGCTGCTCGCGACGCAGGTGCTCGAGTCGCTCGTCTCGCGCGAGGCCGACGGCACGATCACGCCGTGGCTCGCGGAGTCGTGGACCGTCTCGGACGATGCGCTCAGCTACGACTTCACGCTGCGCGAGGGCGTCGAGTTCACCGACGGCACTCCGCTGGACGCGGAGGCGGTCGCCGCGAACATCGCGCACCTCCAGGACCCGGCCACCAAGTCCTCGACCGGCTACCTCGCCGTCGCCAAGGTCGAGTCGGTCACCGCCGTCTCGCCGACCGTCGCGCGCTTCACGCTCAGCGCCCCCGACAGCGCGCTGCTCGAGTCGCTCGCCCAGCCGTGGACGGCGATCCAGTCGCCCACCGGCATCGCGCGCGGCGAGGCCGCCAACTGCGAGGCGCCCGTCGGCACCGGTCCCTTCACGGTGACGGAGTGGGTCAAGCAGGACCACGTGACTCTCACCCGCAACGACGCCTACGACGCCTCGTTCGGCCCGACCGGCGACGGTCACGAGGGCCCCGCGTACCTCTCCAGCATCGAGTGGCGCTTCCTGCCCGACTCGGCCACCCGCTACGCGGCGCTGCAGGCGGGCGAGGTCGACGTGATCGACAACGCGCAGCCCGACACGCTGCAGGCCGCCACCGAGGCCTCCGACCTCGTCGAGCTCGACGCCCCGCGCCCCGGCTCGGTCAACCGCCTGGAGCTCAACGGCGGCCAGTCGCCGTTCGACGACGCGGGTGTGCGCGAGGCGTTCATCCGCGCCGTCGGCGTGAACGACGCGATCGACTCCCTCTTCTTCGGCACCGCAGAGCGCTCCTACTCGCCGCTGTCGAGCAGCGAGGCGACCGCCTACTCCGACGCCTCGCTCTTCGAGGACGCCGGCTCCGACGACGAGGTCGCCGCGGCTGAGGAGCTCCTCGAGACCGCGGGCTGGACCGACTCCGACGGCGACGGCATCCGCGAGAAGGACGGGCAGCCGCTCACGCTCCGCTTCCCGGTCAGCACGAACCAGTCGATCCCGGCCGAGCAGTCGCTCTTCGAGCAGATCCAGGCCTCGGCGAAGGCCGTCGGCTTCGACGTCGAGATCAGCCTGCTGGACCTCTCGAGCTGGTACGCGGCCCTCGCGGCGAACGAGTACGAGCTGGTCAGCGCGCCCTACACGAAGGTCGGGCCCGACGTCCTGCGGATCCTCTACTCCTCCTCGGGCATCACCCCCGCGCCCAGCGGCTACTTCGCCAACCACGCGCAGATCGCCGACCCCGCGCTCGACGCACTGCTCGAGCAGGCGAGCGCGACGACGGATGCGGACGAGCGCGCCGACCTGTACCGCCAGGCGCAGGAGATCGTGCTGTCCGGGTACTGGATCCTGCCGCTCTACGACCAGCAGAACCACTACCTGCTCCGCTCGTCGGTGCTGGGCGTGGAGGCGCTGGCCACGGTCTCGACTCCGTGGTTCGCAGACGCGTCGGTCTGA
- a CDS encoding LacI family DNA-binding transcriptional regulator yields the protein MPSVSVRDVAARAGVSVGTVSNVLNRPERVGAESVRRVQEAIAELGFVRNDAARQLRAGRSRSIGLVVLDAGNPFFSDLARGAEARAAESGLAVLLGNTDDDARREAAYLDLFEEQRVGGVLISPLGEDSTRLDRLRSHGIPCVLVDRHSLDPALSSVAVDDVAGGRLAVEHLLSLGRRRLAVVGGPESIRQVADRLAGARAAVREVDGASLEEIATDSLSVLAGRGAGRALAARDASDRPDAVFCANDLLAVGVLQALMLLGDVRVPEDIALIGYDDIAFATATVVPLSSIRQPSALIGATAVDLLLDTEPRQVLFQPELVVRASTAG from the coding sequence GTGCCGTCCGTGAGCGTCCGCGACGTCGCCGCCCGAGCAGGCGTCTCCGTCGGCACCGTCTCGAACGTGCTCAACCGGCCCGAGCGGGTCGGCGCCGAGTCGGTCCGCCGCGTGCAGGAGGCGATCGCCGAGCTGGGCTTCGTCCGCAACGACGCCGCGCGGCAGCTCCGCGCCGGTCGCAGCCGCAGCATCGGGCTCGTCGTCCTCGACGCCGGCAACCCCTTCTTCTCGGACCTCGCCCGCGGCGCCGAGGCGCGCGCGGCCGAGTCCGGCCTGGCCGTGCTGCTCGGCAACACCGACGACGACGCCCGACGCGAAGCCGCCTACCTCGACCTCTTCGAGGAGCAGCGCGTGGGCGGCGTCCTCATCTCACCGCTGGGGGAGGACTCGACGCGCCTGGACCGCCTCCGCTCGCACGGGATCCCCTGCGTGCTCGTCGACCGCCACTCGCTCGACCCGGCGCTCTCGTCGGTCGCCGTCGACGACGTGGCGGGCGGGCGCCTGGCCGTGGAGCACCTCCTGAGCCTCGGGCGCCGGCGCCTGGCCGTGGTGGGCGGTCCGGAGTCGATCCGCCAGGTCGCCGACCGGCTCGCGGGGGCGCGCGCGGCCGTGCGCGAGGTCGACGGAGCCTCGCTCGAGGAGATCGCGACCGACTCGCTGTCGGTGCTCGCCGGGCGCGGGGCGGGGCGCGCTCTCGCGGCGCGCGACGCCTCCGATCGCCCCGATGCCGTGTTCTGCGCGAACGACCTCCTCGCGGTCGGGGTGCTGCAGGCCCTGATGCTGCTGGGCGACGTCCGCGTGCCCGAGGACATCGCCCTCATCGGCTACGACGACATCGCGTTCGCGACGGCGACGGTCGTGCCGCTGTCGAGCATCCGCCAGCCGAGCGCCCTGATCGGCGCGACGGCGGTCGACCTGCTGCTCGACACCGAGCCGCGCCAGGTGCTGTTCCAGCCCGAGCTGGTCGTGCGCGCGTCGACGGCGGGCTGA